The proteins below are encoded in one region of Drosophila santomea strain STO CAGO 1482 chromosome 2R, Prin_Dsan_1.1, whole genome shotgun sequence:
- the LOC120444615 gene encoding restin homolog isoform X1 encodes MSDETSDSGGASAPLPSPVTADPEQGATASKLPGPIRSNIPTPAASATGIPQPSKMKAPSSFGSTGSVSKIGRPCCNHTTPKSGPPPRETASMSRESDDNLSSINSAYTDLYQETVMRFTRSSLSPTSDWDRFSPARRSQKSEAGSRSSYDYYLEATGRRRSSDHNSAVLTANTEQFIIGQRVWLGGLRPGQIAYIGETHFAPGEWAGVVLDEPNGKNDGCVSGKRYFQCEPKRGIFSRLTRLTTYPMSGAQTPTSPLAKNSPDRSRTVSPTASVRSSMLRSPGIGGKNGMAVGDRVIVSSGFGSRPGILRYLGETQFAPGNWCGVELDEPSGKNDGAVDDIRYFECKPKYGVFVPIAKVSLSPSSKKTRLSRTGSRESLTSIGTMNSIATTATSRMRMNAQQRKSSTPVKPILATPKSQFSMQDLLREKQQHVEQLMVERDLDREDAQNQALQLQKNINELKARIVELESALGDERKKTEELQFSIDEAQFCGDEMNAQSQVYKEKIHDLESKITQLVSATPSLQSIPPPAPPSDDMTLKEEIVKLQEKMGIQQKEIESRIAEQLEEEQRLRENVKYLQEQNATLQTELVSKDEALEKFSLSECGIENLRRELALLKEENEKQAEEAQADFTRKLAEKSEEVLRVTSELQSLKAATDTLESERVNKTDECDILQTEVRMRDEQIKELAQQLDEVTTQLNVQKADSSALDDMLRLQKEGTEEKSTLLEKTEKELVQIKEEASKNQHEKEQLEKQLSELKQLAEQEKLVREKTETEVNQIALEKKTVEQQLALKQNELEEFQKKQSETEVYLREIKDINTQKDLELVESGESLKKIQQQLEEKTQAHEKLHADWEELKKNQETIIKQKEQELQQIESKSAESEGSLKAVQVQLEQLQKQATASGEEGSKTVAKLHDEISQLNSQAEETQSDLRSTQSNLEAKTKQLESANGSLIEEAKKSANLLEQIIKLKSEVEETQAALSSCHTDVESKTKQLEAANAALEKVNKDYAESRAEASHLQDQVKEITDTLHAELQAERSSSSALHTKLSRFSDELATGQKELTSKADAWSQEMLQKGKELQELRQQLQDSQDSQTKLKAEGERKEKAFEESNKNLQEEVTKAKMENLELSTSTQATIKDLQERLEINNVELQHKEKMASEDAQKIADLKTLVEAIQVANANISATNAELSTVLEVLQAEKSETNHIFELFEMEADMNSERLIEKVTGMKEELKETHQQLDERQKMFEELEEEFKQAQQSEQNLQQESLTSKEQLTELRQSVQELQDSVKQKEELVQNLEEKLRETSSIIEGQSTSSQEVQVKLEEAQRIEKMLLEEGTKLNDQLLQQQKTHVELSESLREKEELVQNLETKLKESSVQLESQTSCSKETQDKLLESQQKEKNLQEEAAKLSGELQQVQDANGEIKDSLVKVEELVKVLEDKLQAATSQLESQQAENRELQELLVKSQEKEGNLQGESLAVTEKLHQLEQANGELQESLGKKENSLKELEGKLRESGALLQSHLKSHNELQDKLEVAQQKERLLQEETSKLAEQLSQLKQANEELQKSLQQKQSLLEKGNEFDTQLAEYQKVIDEMDDASSVKAKLLEQLQSRVVELEAALHQANESQKTAYLETKELRRKLESLELEKSREILSLKSQMNGASSRSEKGDELESLDTETSLAKINFLNSIIADMQQKNDALKAKVQTLETLPMDFTKPHAFDVLTKRKPAPRLFCDICDEFDQHETEDCPIQASDDRDYSPPPSESNNNEKERKLPAPRKYCDSCEVFGHDTSECADDETY; translated from the exons ATCACAACAGCGCCGTGCTGACAGCAAACACAGAGCAGTTCATCATTGGCCAGCGGGTTTGGCTGGGTGGCCTTCGCCCCGGACAGATTGCCTACATTGGAGAGACACACTTTGCACCCGGCGAATGGGCGGGTGTTGTTCTGGACGAACCTAATG GTAAAAACGATGGCTGTGTGTCGGGCAAAAGGTACTTTCAGTGCGAGCCGAAACGAGGCATTTTCTCACGCCTCACTCGTCTTACCACATATCCCATGTCCGGAGCCCAGACGCCGACCTCTCCATTGGCCAAAAACTCCCCGGACAGATCGCGCACGGTTTCCCCTACTGCGAGTGTTCGCAGCTCGATGCTTCGCAGTCCCGGCATTGGAGGCA AAAATGGAATGGCTGTGGGTGATCGTGTGATTGTGTCCTCTGGATTTGGCAGTCGACCTGGTATCTTACGCTATTTGGGAGAGACACAGTTTGCTCCCGGCAACTGGTGCGGTGTGGAATTGGATGAGCCTAGCGGCAAAAACGATGGAGCTGTGGATGATATAAG ATACTTTGAGTGCAAGCCCAAGTACGGGGTGTTTGTACCTATTGCGAAGGTTTCGCTGTCGCCGTCGTCCAAGAAAACGCGACTTTCGAGGACCGGATCAAGGGAGTCGCTCACCTCGATTGGCACCATGAACAGCATCGCCACCACGGCTACGTCGCGCATGCGCATGAATGCTCAG CAGCGCAAGTCGAGCACGCCCGTTAAGCCAATTTTAGCGACGCCGAAAAGCCAATTTTCCATGCAG GATCTGCTGCGCGAGAAGCAACAACATGTGGAGCAGCTGATGGTGGAGCGCGACCTGGACCGCGAGGATGCCCAGAACCAggcgctgcagctgcagaagAACATCAACGAG CTGAAAGCAAGAATCGTTGAATTGGAGTCGGCACTGGGCGATGAACGAAAGAAAACTGAAGAGTTGCAGTTCTCCATAGACGAAGCCCAGTTTTGTGGCGATGAAATGAAT GCTCAGTCCCAGGTGTACAAGGAAAAGATCCATGATCTGGAGTCAAAAATCACACAACTGGTGTCAG CTACGCCAAGTCTACAAAGTATACCACCTCCCGCTCCGCCCTCAGATGATATGACGTTGAAGGAGGAAATTGTCAAGTTGCAGGAAAAGATGGGCATTCAGCAGAAGGAGATTGAATCGCGGATTGCGGAACAGCTGGAAGAGGAGCAGCGATTgagggaaaatgtgaaataccTACAGGAACAGAACGCCACTCTACAGACGGAGTTGGTGTCCAAAGATGAGGCCCTGGAGAAATTCTCCCTCTCGGAGTGTGGTATCGAGAATCTCCGGAGGGAACTTGCACTTCTCAAGGAGGAAAACGAAAAGCAAGCTGAGGAGGCTCAGGCTGATTTCACCCGAAAACTGGCCGAGAAATCCGAAGAGGTGTTAAGAGTAACCTCTGAACTGCAGAGCTTGAAAGCAGCAACCGATACCCTGGAAAGCGAAAGGGTTAACAAAACCGATGAATGCGACATTCTTCAAACCGAAGTCCGAATGCGGGATGAGCAAATCAAAGAGCTTGCCCAACAACTTGATGAGGTTACCACACAACTCAATGTACAAAAAGCGGATAGTTCCGCTCTGGATGATATGCTTCGGTTGCAAAAGGAAGGCACTGAAGAAAAGTCGACTCTTTTAGAGAAAACCGAAAAGGAGCTAGTTCAAATCAAAGAAGAAGCTTCGAAAAACCAACACGAAAAAGAACAACTTGAAAAACAGTTATCAGAGTTAAAGCAATTGGCAGAACAGGAAAAACTAGTCAGGGAAAAGACTGAAACTGAAGTCAATCAAATAGcattagaaaaaaaaaccgtaGAACAGCAATTGGCATTAAAACAAAACGAACTTGAGGAATTCCAAAAGAAACAGTCAGAAACAGAAGTTTATCTTCGGGAAATCAAAGATATTAATACCCAGAAGGATTTAGAATTAGTTGAATCTGGTGAGTCCCTTAAAAAAATTCAACAGCAATTAGAGGAGAAAACGCAAGCCCATGAAAAACTGCACGCTGATTGGGAAGAGCTAAAGAAAAATCAAGAGACGATCATAAAGCAAAAGGAACAGGAGCTACAGCAAATCGAAAGCAAGTCTGCTGAATCCGAAGGTTCTTTAAAGGCCGTACAAGTTCAACTAGAGCAACTTCAGAAACAGGCCACCGCATCTGGAGAAGAGGGATCCAAAACTGTAGCAAAATTGCACGATGAGATTAGCCAGCTTAATTCCCAGGCTGAAGAAACTCAGTCTGATTTAAGATCTACGCAATCGAACTTGGAAGCTAAAACCAAACAATTGGAGTCTGCAAATGGCAGCCTAATAGAGGAAGCCAAGAAGTCCGCCAATCTGCTGGAACAGATCATCAAACTTAAATCTGAAGTGGAGGAGACGCAGGCAGCACTCAGCTCATGTCATACGGATGTGGAATCCAAAACTAAGCAACTTGAGGCCGCAAATGCAGCTTTGGAAAAGGTCAACAAG GACTACGCGGAATCCCGAGCGGAGGCTTCTCATCTGCAGGATCAGGTGAAGGAAATCACCGATACGCTGCATGCTGAGCTTCAAGCTGAACGTTCGTCCTCCAGCGCTCTCCACACTAAGTTGTCCAGGTTCTCGGATGAATTAGCTACCGGTCAAAAGGAACTGACGAGCAAGGCCGATGCTTGGAGCCAGGAGATGCTGCAAAAAGGGAAAGAGCTGCAGGAGCTGCGACAGCAACTTCAAGATAGTCAAGACTCGCAAACAAAGCTGAAAGCAGAGGGAGAACGGAAAGAAAAGGCTTTCGAAGAATCTAATAAGAATCTTCAAGAAGAAGTCACTAAGGCCAAGATGGAGAATCTAGAGTTAAGCACTAGCACACAGGCGACCATAAAAGACCTGCAGGAGCGTTTGGAAATCAACAATGTGGAGCTTCAGCACAAGGAAAAAATGGCTTCCGAAGATGCGCAAAAAATTGCCGACCTTAAGACCCTTGTGGAAGCCATCCAGGTGGCTAATGCCAATATATCAGCTACCAATGCGGAGCTCTCCACCGTATTGGAGGTTCTTCAGGCGGAGAAAAGCGAAACGAATCACATATTCGAGCTCTTTGAAATGGAAGCGGATATGAATTCAGAGCGGCTGATTGAAAAAGTTACTGGGATGAAGGAGGAACTAAAGGAAACCCATCAGCAACTGGATGAGCGACAAAAAATGTTCGAGGAGCTCGAAGAGGAATTCAAGCAAGCTCAGCAAAGTGAACAAAATTTGCAACAGGAGTCTCTGACTTCTAAGGAGCAACTTACTGAATTACGACAGTCTGTGCAAGAACTTCAAGATTCAGTAAAGCAAAAGGAAGAACTTGTCCAGAACCTGGAAGAAAAGCTGAGGGAAACCAGTTCCATCATAGAAGGCCAAAGCACTTCCTCTCAGGAAGTACAAGTAAAGCTAGAAGAAGCTCAAAGGATTGAAAAGATGCTACTTGAAGAGGGTACCAAATTGAACGACcaactgctgcagcagcaaaagacCCATGTCGAACTGTCTGAATCCCTTAGGGAAAAAGAAGAACTTGTACAGAACCTAGAgacaaaattaaaagaaagcAGTGTTCAGTTGGAAAGCCAAACTTCTTGCTCAAAGGAAACCCAAGATAAATTGCTGGAGTCACAGCAGAAGGAGAAAAACTTGCAGGAAGAGGCTGCTAAATTATCCGGTGAGCTGCAGCAAGTACAAGACGCCAATGGAGAAATAAAGGATTCGTTAGTAAAAGTGGAGGAACTAGTTAAGGTGTTGGAGGATAAACTCCAAGCAGCCACCTCCCAGTTAGAGTCCCAGCAAGCGGAAAATAGGGAACTCCAGGAGTTGCTAGTGAAATCTCAAGAGAAAGAGGGAAATTTACAAGGAGAATCTCTGGCAGTCACAGAGAAACTACATCAACTGGAGCAAGCAAATGGGGAGCTTCAGGAGTCTCTAGGTAAAAAGGAGAACAGTCTTAAGGAACTTGAGGGGAAACTTCGAGAAAGTGGTGCTTTATTACAAAGTCATCTGAAAAGCCACAACGAACTTCAGGATAAGTTAGAAGTGGCCCAGCAAAAGGAGAGGCTTCTTCAAGAGGAAACATCTAAGTTGGCGGAGCAACTGAGCCAATTAAAGCAGGCTAATGAGGAGCTCCAGAAATCCCTTCAGCAAAAACAGTCACTTTTAGAAAAGGGTAATGAATTCGACACCCAGCTGGCAGAATATCAGAAAGTTATCGACGAAATGGATGATGCTTCCTCCGTTAAAGCTAAGCTGCTGGAACAGCTTCAAAGTAGAGTTGTGGAACTGGAGGCCGCACTTCATCAAGCCAACGAGTCCCAAAAGACTGCTTATTTGGAAACTAAGGAACTGAGGCGCAAGCTAGAGTCGCTGGAACTGGAGAAGTCCAGGGAGATTTTGAGCCTTAAGTCTCAGATGAATGGAGCGAGCAGTCGGTCCGAAAAGGGAGATGAACTAGAG TCGCTGGACACCGAAACCAGTCTTGCCAAAATCAACTTCCTGAACTCAATTATTGCTGACATGCAGCAGAAAAATGATGCACTCAAGGCTAAGGTGCAGACCCTTGAAACCTTGCCAATGGATTTCACCAA ACCTCATGCCTTCGATGTCCTGACCAAGCGCAAGCCGGCTCCCAGACTTTTCTGCGACATCTGCGATGAGTTTGATCAGCACGAGACAGAAGACTGTCCAATCCAGGCTAGCGATGATCGGGACTACTCCCCACCGCCTTCCGAGTCCAATAACAACGAGAAGGAACGGAAGCTGCCGGCACCCAGGAAATACTGTGATTCCTGCGAGg TTTTTGGCCACGATACTAGCGAATGTGCCGATGATGAAACCTATTAG
- the LOC120444615 gene encoding restin homolog isoform X10 — protein MSRESDDNLSSINSAYTDLYQETVMRFTRSSLSPTSDWDRFSPARRSQKSEAGSRSSYDYYLEATGRRRSSDHNSAVLTANTEQFIIGQRVWLGGLRPGQIAYIGETHFAPGEWAGVVLDEPNGKNDGCVSGKRYFQCEPKRGIFSRLTRLTTYPMSGAQTPTSPLAKNSPDRSRTVSPTASVRSSMLRSPGIGGKNGMAVGDRVIVSSGFGSRPGILRYLGETQFAPGNWCGVELDEPSGKNDGAVDDIRYFECKPKYGVFVPIAKVSLSPSSKKTRLSRTGSRESLTSIGTMNSIATTATSRMRMNAQQRKSSTPVKPILATPKSQFSMQDLLREKQQHVEQLMVERDLDREDAQNQALQLQKNINELKARIVELESALGDERKKTEELQFSIDEAQFCGDEMNAQSQVYKEKIHDLESKITQLVSATPSLQSIPPPAPPSDDMTLKEEIVKLQEKMGIQQKEIESRIAEQLEEEQRLRENVKYLQEQNATLQTELVSKDEALEKFSLSECGIENLRRELALLKEENEKQAEEAQADFTRKLAEKSEEVLRVTSELQSLKAATDTLESERVNKTDECDILQTEVRMRDEQIKELAQQLDEVTTQLNVQKADSSALDDMLRLQKEGTEEKSTLLEKTEKELVQIKEEASKNQHEKEQLEKQLSELKQLAEQEKLVREKTETEVNQIALEKKTVEQQLALKQNELEEFQKKQSETEVYLREIKDINTQKDLELVESGESLKKIQQQLEEKTQAHEKLHADWEELKKNQETIIKQKEQELQQIESKSAESEGSLKAVQVQLEQLQKQATASGEEGSKTVAKLHDEISQLNSQAEETQSDLRSTQSNLEAKTKQLESANGSLIEEAKKSANLLEQIIKLKSEVEETQAALSSCHTDVESKTKQLEAANAALEKVNKDYAESRAEASHLQDQVKEITDTLHAELQAERSSSSALHTKLSRFSDELATGQKELTSKADAWSQEMLQKGKELQELRQQLQDSQDSQTKLKAEGERKEKAFEESNKNLQEEVTKAKMENLELSTSTQATIKDLQERLEINNVELQHKEKMASEDAQKIADLKTLVEAIQVANANISATNAELSTVLEVLQAEKSETNHIFELFEMEADMNSERLIEKVTGMKEELKETHQQLDERQKMFEELEEEFKQAQQSEQNLQQESLTSKEQLTELRQSVQELQDSVKQKEELVQNLEEKLRETSSIIEGQSTSSQEVQVKLEEAQRIEKMLLEEGTKLNDQLLQQQKTHVELSESLREKEELVQNLETKLKESSVQLESQTSCSKETQDKLLESQQKEKNLQEEAAKLSGELQQVQDANGEIKDSLVKVEELVKVLEDKLQAATSQLESQQAENRELQELLVKSQEKEGNLQGESLAVTEKLHQLEQANGELQESLGKKENSLKELEGKLRESGALLQSHLKSHNELQDKLEVAQQKERLLQEETSKLAEQLSQLKQANEELQKSLQQKQSLLEKGNEFDTQLAEYQKVIDEMDDASSVKAKLLEQLQSRVVELEAALHQANESQKTAYLETKELRRKLESLELEKSREILSLKSQMNGASSRSEKGDELESLDTETSLAKINFLNSIIADMQQKNDALKAKVQTLETLPMDFTKPHAFDVLTKRKPAPRLFCDICDEFDQHETEDCPIQASDDRDYSPPPSESNNNEKERKLPAPRKYCDSCEVFGHDTSECADDETY, from the exons ATCACAACAGCGCCGTGCTGACAGCAAACACAGAGCAGTTCATCATTGGCCAGCGGGTTTGGCTGGGTGGCCTTCGCCCCGGACAGATTGCCTACATTGGAGAGACACACTTTGCACCCGGCGAATGGGCGGGTGTTGTTCTGGACGAACCTAATG GTAAAAACGATGGCTGTGTGTCGGGCAAAAGGTACTTTCAGTGCGAGCCGAAACGAGGCATTTTCTCACGCCTCACTCGTCTTACCACATATCCCATGTCCGGAGCCCAGACGCCGACCTCTCCATTGGCCAAAAACTCCCCGGACAGATCGCGCACGGTTTCCCCTACTGCGAGTGTTCGCAGCTCGATGCTTCGCAGTCCCGGCATTGGAGGCA AAAATGGAATGGCTGTGGGTGATCGTGTGATTGTGTCCTCTGGATTTGGCAGTCGACCTGGTATCTTACGCTATTTGGGAGAGACACAGTTTGCTCCCGGCAACTGGTGCGGTGTGGAATTGGATGAGCCTAGCGGCAAAAACGATGGAGCTGTGGATGATATAAG ATACTTTGAGTGCAAGCCCAAGTACGGGGTGTTTGTACCTATTGCGAAGGTTTCGCTGTCGCCGTCGTCCAAGAAAACGCGACTTTCGAGGACCGGATCAAGGGAGTCGCTCACCTCGATTGGCACCATGAACAGCATCGCCACCACGGCTACGTCGCGCATGCGCATGAATGCTCAG CAGCGCAAGTCGAGCACGCCCGTTAAGCCAATTTTAGCGACGCCGAAAAGCCAATTTTCCATGCAG GATCTGCTGCGCGAGAAGCAACAACATGTGGAGCAGCTGATGGTGGAGCGCGACCTGGACCGCGAGGATGCCCAGAACCAggcgctgcagctgcagaagAACATCAACGAG CTGAAAGCAAGAATCGTTGAATTGGAGTCGGCACTGGGCGATGAACGAAAGAAAACTGAAGAGTTGCAGTTCTCCATAGACGAAGCCCAGTTTTGTGGCGATGAAATGAAT GCTCAGTCCCAGGTGTACAAGGAAAAGATCCATGATCTGGAGTCAAAAATCACACAACTGGTGTCAG CTACGCCAAGTCTACAAAGTATACCACCTCCCGCTCCGCCCTCAGATGATATGACGTTGAAGGAGGAAATTGTCAAGTTGCAGGAAAAGATGGGCATTCAGCAGAAGGAGATTGAATCGCGGATTGCGGAACAGCTGGAAGAGGAGCAGCGATTgagggaaaatgtgaaataccTACAGGAACAGAACGCCACTCTACAGACGGAGTTGGTGTCCAAAGATGAGGCCCTGGAGAAATTCTCCCTCTCGGAGTGTGGTATCGAGAATCTCCGGAGGGAACTTGCACTTCTCAAGGAGGAAAACGAAAAGCAAGCTGAGGAGGCTCAGGCTGATTTCACCCGAAAACTGGCCGAGAAATCCGAAGAGGTGTTAAGAGTAACCTCTGAACTGCAGAGCTTGAAAGCAGCAACCGATACCCTGGAAAGCGAAAGGGTTAACAAAACCGATGAATGCGACATTCTTCAAACCGAAGTCCGAATGCGGGATGAGCAAATCAAAGAGCTTGCCCAACAACTTGATGAGGTTACCACACAACTCAATGTACAAAAAGCGGATAGTTCCGCTCTGGATGATATGCTTCGGTTGCAAAAGGAAGGCACTGAAGAAAAGTCGACTCTTTTAGAGAAAACCGAAAAGGAGCTAGTTCAAATCAAAGAAGAAGCTTCGAAAAACCAACACGAAAAAGAACAACTTGAAAAACAGTTATCAGAGTTAAAGCAATTGGCAGAACAGGAAAAACTAGTCAGGGAAAAGACTGAAACTGAAGTCAATCAAATAGcattagaaaaaaaaaccgtaGAACAGCAATTGGCATTAAAACAAAACGAACTTGAGGAATTCCAAAAGAAACAGTCAGAAACAGAAGTTTATCTTCGGGAAATCAAAGATATTAATACCCAGAAGGATTTAGAATTAGTTGAATCTGGTGAGTCCCTTAAAAAAATTCAACAGCAATTAGAGGAGAAAACGCAAGCCCATGAAAAACTGCACGCTGATTGGGAAGAGCTAAAGAAAAATCAAGAGACGATCATAAAGCAAAAGGAACAGGAGCTACAGCAAATCGAAAGCAAGTCTGCTGAATCCGAAGGTTCTTTAAAGGCCGTACAAGTTCAACTAGAGCAACTTCAGAAACAGGCCACCGCATCTGGAGAAGAGGGATCCAAAACTGTAGCAAAATTGCACGATGAGATTAGCCAGCTTAATTCCCAGGCTGAAGAAACTCAGTCTGATTTAAGATCTACGCAATCGAACTTGGAAGCTAAAACCAAACAATTGGAGTCTGCAAATGGCAGCCTAATAGAGGAAGCCAAGAAGTCCGCCAATCTGCTGGAACAGATCATCAAACTTAAATCTGAAGTGGAGGAGACGCAGGCAGCACTCAGCTCATGTCATACGGATGTGGAATCCAAAACTAAGCAACTTGAGGCCGCAAATGCAGCTTTGGAAAAGGTCAACAAG GACTACGCGGAATCCCGAGCGGAGGCTTCTCATCTGCAGGATCAGGTGAAGGAAATCACCGATACGCTGCATGCTGAGCTTCAAGCTGAACGTTCGTCCTCCAGCGCTCTCCACACTAAGTTGTCCAGGTTCTCGGATGAATTAGCTACCGGTCAAAAGGAACTGACGAGCAAGGCCGATGCTTGGAGCCAGGAGATGCTGCAAAAAGGGAAAGAGCTGCAGGAGCTGCGACAGCAACTTCAAGATAGTCAAGACTCGCAAACAAAGCTGAAAGCAGAGGGAGAACGGAAAGAAAAGGCTTTCGAAGAATCTAATAAGAATCTTCAAGAAGAAGTCACTAAGGCCAAGATGGAGAATCTAGAGTTAAGCACTAGCACACAGGCGACCATAAAAGACCTGCAGGAGCGTTTGGAAATCAACAATGTGGAGCTTCAGCACAAGGAAAAAATGGCTTCCGAAGATGCGCAAAAAATTGCCGACCTTAAGACCCTTGTGGAAGCCATCCAGGTGGCTAATGCCAATATATCAGCTACCAATGCGGAGCTCTCCACCGTATTGGAGGTTCTTCAGGCGGAGAAAAGCGAAACGAATCACATATTCGAGCTCTTTGAAATGGAAGCGGATATGAATTCAGAGCGGCTGATTGAAAAAGTTACTGGGATGAAGGAGGAACTAAAGGAAACCCATCAGCAACTGGATGAGCGACAAAAAATGTTCGAGGAGCTCGAAGAGGAATTCAAGCAAGCTCAGCAAAGTGAACAAAATTTGCAACAGGAGTCTCTGACTTCTAAGGAGCAACTTACTGAATTACGACAGTCTGTGCAAGAACTTCAAGATTCAGTAAAGCAAAAGGAAGAACTTGTCCAGAACCTGGAAGAAAAGCTGAGGGAAACCAGTTCCATCATAGAAGGCCAAAGCACTTCCTCTCAGGAAGTACAAGTAAAGCTAGAAGAAGCTCAAAGGATTGAAAAGATGCTACTTGAAGAGGGTACCAAATTGAACGACcaactgctgcagcagcaaaagacCCATGTCGAACTGTCTGAATCCCTTAGGGAAAAAGAAGAACTTGTACAGAACCTAGAgacaaaattaaaagaaagcAGTGTTCAGTTGGAAAGCCAAACTTCTTGCTCAAAGGAAACCCAAGATAAATTGCTGGAGTCACAGCAGAAGGAGAAAAACTTGCAGGAAGAGGCTGCTAAATTATCCGGTGAGCTGCAGCAAGTACAAGACGCCAATGGAGAAATAAAGGATTCGTTAGTAAAAGTGGAGGAACTAGTTAAGGTGTTGGAGGATAAACTCCAAGCAGCCACCTCCCAGTTAGAGTCCCAGCAAGCGGAAAATAGGGAACTCCAGGAGTTGCTAGTGAAATCTCAAGAGAAAGAGGGAAATTTACAAGGAGAATCTCTGGCAGTCACAGAGAAACTACATCAACTGGAGCAAGCAAATGGGGAGCTTCAGGAGTCTCTAGGTAAAAAGGAGAACAGTCTTAAGGAACTTGAGGGGAAACTTCGAGAAAGTGGTGCTTTATTACAAAGTCATCTGAAAAGCCACAACGAACTTCAGGATAAGTTAGAAGTGGCCCAGCAAAAGGAGAGGCTTCTTCAAGAGGAAACATCTAAGTTGGCGGAGCAACTGAGCCAATTAAAGCAGGCTAATGAGGAGCTCCAGAAATCCCTTCAGCAAAAACAGTCACTTTTAGAAAAGGGTAATGAATTCGACACCCAGCTGGCAGAATATCAGAAAGTTATCGACGAAATGGATGATGCTTCCTCCGTTAAAGCTAAGCTGCTGGAACAGCTTCAAAGTAGAGTTGTGGAACTGGAGGCCGCACTTCATCAAGCCAACGAGTCCCAAAAGACTGCTTATTTGGAAACTAAGGAACTGAGGCGCAAGCTAGAGTCGCTGGAACTGGAGAAGTCCAGGGAGATTTTGAGCCTTAAGTCTCAGATGAATGGAGCGAGCAGTCGGTCCGAAAAGGGAGATGAACTAGAG TCGCTGGACACCGAAACCAGTCTTGCCAAAATCAACTTCCTGAACTCAATTATTGCTGACATGCAGCAGAAAAATGATGCACTCAAGGCTAAGGTGCAGACCCTTGAAACCTTGCCAATGGATTTCACCAA ACCTCATGCCTTCGATGTCCTGACCAAGCGCAAGCCGGCTCCCAGACTTTTCTGCGACATCTGCGATGAGTTTGATCAGCACGAGACAGAAGACTGTCCAATCCAGGCTAGCGATGATCGGGACTACTCCCCACCGCCTTCCGAGTCCAATAACAACGAGAAGGAACGGAAGCTGCCGGCACCCAGGAAATACTGTGATTCCTGCGAGg TTTTTGGCCACGATACTAGCGAATGTGCCGATGATGAAACCTATTAG